In a single window of the Pantanalinema sp. genome:
- a CDS encoding ABC transporter substrate-binding protein gives MVRKLHRALLPAILAITLGLTGCTASSSKRPDPVPYDKVTYTIPNPKVQGGTLGKGQRILTGVFSSEPNSFNKFYAEGVNSQYALTFMYEGLVESNPKTAAVEPGLAESWTVSPDNKTFVFKLREGLKWSDGHPLTADDVVFTFNEIICSPNFADNRQVDGVRIDGKFPKVTKLDDLHVKFELPRVFGPFLSTVAGTAFVPKHQWEPLVKEKDKSGRPKLYQAFGVNDDVTKLIGSGPYTIAEYIPGQHILLNRNPYYGLRVDEARKPLPYSDQILLLITPNFSTESLKMMAKEADFMLEQVRSKDYQLMKPMEKTSGFTVADGGTDFGSFSVYINMSRDKGPNGEYYVPLKKQRWFNNVNFRRALSHSLDRDTVISNLALNLAEPAYGPLSSSNPYYTDDVPKYSYDLAKAKAELEKGGFKWDSQGRCLDDQGNPVEFDLLVYSESPNSIPFGNIFKADLEKNGIKLNVKPITFNALVDRTGKSLDYDTCIMGFTGSTEPNTGANLWTSNGTLHMFNQRSPKSTYKAPNNPWETRIDQIYSEASGTMDENKRKALFAEWQRIVASELPLLHIYNKTAFYVYRSSLQNTEPTALTATFLYHPFVNFWQMYAE, from the coding sequence ATGGTCCGTAAGTTGCATCGCGCCCTTCTCCCTGCAATCCTGGCGATCACCCTCGGCCTCACCGGCTGCACCGCATCCAGCAGCAAGCGTCCCGACCCGGTGCCCTACGACAAGGTCACCTACACGATCCCCAACCCCAAGGTCCAGGGCGGCACCCTCGGCAAGGGGCAACGGATCCTGACGGGCGTCTTCTCGAGCGAACCCAACTCCTTCAACAAGTTCTACGCCGAGGGCGTCAACTCGCAGTACGCCCTGACCTTCATGTACGAGGGCCTGGTCGAGTCGAACCCCAAGACGGCCGCGGTCGAGCCCGGCCTCGCCGAGTCCTGGACGGTGTCGCCCGACAACAAGACCTTCGTCTTCAAGCTGCGCGAGGGGCTCAAGTGGTCCGACGGCCACCCCCTCACCGCCGACGACGTGGTCTTCACCTTCAACGAGATCATCTGCAGCCCCAACTTCGCCGACAACCGTCAGGTCGATGGGGTGCGGATCGACGGCAAGTTCCCCAAGGTCACCAAGCTCGACGACCTGCACGTCAAGTTCGAGCTGCCGCGCGTGTTCGGGCCCTTCCTGAGCACCGTCGCCGGCACCGCCTTCGTGCCCAAGCACCAGTGGGAGCCCCTGGTCAAGGAGAAGGACAAGAGCGGCCGTCCCAAGCTGTACCAGGCCTTCGGGGTCAACGACGACGTCACCAAGCTGATCGGCAGCGGTCCCTACACCATCGCCGAGTACATCCCGGGCCAGCACATCCTCCTCAACCGCAACCCCTACTACGGGCTGCGGGTCGACGAGGCCAGGAAGCCCCTGCCCTACTCGGACCAGATCCTGCTGCTCATCACCCCCAACTTCTCGACCGAGTCGCTGAAGATGATGGCCAAGGAAGCGGACTTCATGCTCGAGCAGGTCCGCTCCAAGGACTACCAGCTCATGAAGCCCATGGAGAAGACCAGCGGCTTCACCGTCGCCGACGGCGGCACCGACTTCGGCAGCTTCTCGGTCTACATCAACATGAGCCGGGACAAGGGCCCGAACGGCGAGTACTACGTGCCGCTCAAGAAGCAGCGCTGGTTCAACAACGTCAACTTCCGTCGGGCGCTGAGCCACAGCCTCGACCGGGACACGGTCATCTCCAATCTGGCCCTGAACCTCGCCGAGCCGGCCTATGGCCCGCTCTCGTCGAGCAATCCCTACTACACCGACGACGTGCCCAAGTACTCCTACGACCTGGCCAAGGCCAAGGCGGAGCTCGAAAAGGGCGGCTTCAAGTGGGATTCGCAGGGCCGCTGCCTCGACGACCAGGGCAACCCGGTCGAGTTCGACCTCCTGGTCTACTCCGAGAGCCCCAACTCGATCCCCTTCGGCAACATCTTCAAGGCGGACCTCGAGAAGAACGGCATCAAGCTCAACGTGAAGCCGATCACCTTCAACGCCCTGGTGGACAGGACGGGCAAGAGCCTGGACTACGACACCTGCATCATGGGCTTCACCGGCAGCACCGAGCCCAACACCGGCGCGAACCTCTGGACGAGCAACGGCACGCTGCACATGTTCAACCAGCGATCGCCCAAGTCCACCTACAAGGCCCCCAACAACCCGTGGGAGACCCGCATCGACCAGATCTACAGCGAGGCGAGCGGCACCATGGACGAGAACAAGCGCAAGGCGCTGTTCGCGGAGTGGCAGCGCATCGTCGCCAGCGAGCTGCCCTTGCTGCACATCTACAACAAGACGGCCTTCTACGTGTACCGCTCGAGCCTCCAGAACACCGAACCCACGGCGCTCACGGCCACGTTCCTGTACCACCCGTTCGTGAACTTCTGGCAGATGTACGCCGAGTAA
- a CDS encoding helix-turn-helix transcriptional regulator produces the protein MVPPSRGDRLAERLSELRKAAGLTQVQLAERAGISRAYLAALERGLSSATKAPPNPSREILDALARALGLDRAALLGQPERQTALPFPEEAAASLSRLGFAPAPAPGGEAEAWALPVADGVVEVADGVDEALGLSPGDGVLVRTLAPGAEAPEGLCLIETGGAWTWGRLARIAGQPFASAPDGSYRPLGKGAVVRAEAIALVRRLHDHPNGA, from the coding sequence GTGGTCCCCCCATCGAGGGGGGACAGGTTAGCCGAGCGCCTTTCCGAGCTGCGCAAGGCCGCGGGCCTGACCCAGGTGCAGCTCGCCGAGCGCGCGGGCATCAGCCGTGCCTACCTGGCGGCCCTCGAGCGCGGCCTCTCCAGCGCGACCAAGGCCCCGCCCAACCCTTCGCGGGAGATTCTCGACGCGCTCGCGCGCGCGCTCGGGCTGGATCGCGCGGCCCTGCTGGGGCAGCCCGAGCGTCAGACCGCCCTGCCCTTCCCCGAAGAGGCGGCAGCTTCGCTCTCGCGCCTCGGCTTCGCGCCCGCGCCCGCGCCCGGGGGCGAGGCCGAGGCGTGGGCGCTGCCCGTCGCCGACGGCGTGGTCGAGGTGGCCGATGGGGTGGACGAGGCCCTGGGTCTTTCCCCCGGGGACGGGGTCCTGGTTCGCACCCTGGCCCCGGGCGCCGAGGCTCCCGAGGGCCTTTGCCTCATCGAGACGGGCGGCGCCTGGACCTGGGGACGCTTGGCCCGCATCGCCGGGCAGCCCTTCGCGAGCGCCCCCGACGGCAGCTACCGGCCCCTCGGCAAGGGAGCGGTTGTCAGGGCCGAGGCGATCGCCCTCGTCCGGCGGTTGCACGATCACCCGAACGGGGCATAA
- a CDS encoding alpha/beta hydrolase: MPPFPEPRTPRPSFARPAGEAKLSLDPSSVDPLWISGGLLGAGLLFGWILQFLTPVCDRHPAIAVLLSGLNAVFAVATAVFAMKQGVRARAALGGATAVVLGACYVLWAQGAYRATLKGAPGYTLPHEELAYPISAKEVALTTADGVNLKATYMGRGAGIGVVLVPGWASDRKGFAIASLAQWLAPRFDVLVLDPRGTGDSGGKQTPDLKAKYDLLAAVAFLNARGANQVGVLAERESTLPAIVAVSEQKSIRSLALAAPTGHWGEAPVRGAWFQDPGNMLGRLYWRVGAGVRIAGGHGPETAELLPKAKGTPVLLLGSKEDPGGLLRQLHMVAPEPRGLRLFPGAGQPVAWEDFQAYYHTVAQWFGLTLSEEQSRAVVEPVLPSEEATDSVAMP; the protein is encoded by the coding sequence GTGCCCCCATTCCCCGAGCCCCGGACTCCCCGCCCCTCATTCGCCCGCCCAGCGGGCGAGGCGAAGCTCTCGCTCGATCCCTCCTCTGTCGATCCGCTCTGGATCAGCGGGGGGCTCCTGGGCGCCGGGCTGCTGTTCGGCTGGATCCTGCAGTTCCTGACGCCGGTCTGCGATCGCCACCCCGCGATCGCCGTGCTGCTCTCGGGCCTCAACGCCGTCTTCGCCGTGGCGACGGCGGTCTTCGCCATGAAGCAGGGGGTGCGCGCGCGCGCGGCCCTCGGCGGAGCGACGGCCGTGGTGCTGGGCGCCTGCTACGTGCTGTGGGCGCAGGGCGCCTACCGCGCGACCCTCAAGGGCGCTCCCGGCTACACCCTGCCGCACGAGGAGCTCGCCTACCCCATCAGCGCAAAGGAGGTCGCCCTGACCACCGCCGACGGGGTGAACCTGAAGGCGACCTACATGGGGCGCGGCGCCGGGATCGGCGTGGTGCTGGTGCCGGGCTGGGCGAGCGATCGCAAGGGCTTCGCGATCGCCTCCTTGGCCCAGTGGCTCGCCCCGCGCTTCGACGTGCTGGTGCTGGACCCGCGCGGCACCGGCGACAGCGGCGGCAAGCAGACGCCCGACCTCAAGGCCAAGTACGACCTGCTGGCGGCGGTGGCCTTCCTCAACGCCCGCGGCGCCAACCAGGTGGGGGTGCTTGCCGAGCGCGAGTCGACCCTGCCCGCCATCGTGGCCGTCAGCGAGCAGAAGAGCATCCGCAGCCTGGCGCTCGCGGCGCCGACCGGCCACTGGGGCGAGGCCCCCGTGCGCGGGGCATGGTTCCAGGACCCCGGCAACATGCTGGGCAGGCTCTACTGGCGCGTGGGGGCGGGCGTGCGCATCGCGGGGGGGCATGGCCCCGAGACCGCGGAGCTGTTGCCGAAGGCCAAGGGGACCCCGGTCCTCCTGCTCGGCAGCAAGGAAGACCCGGGCGGGCTGCTTCGCCAGCTTCACATGGTGGCCCCCGAGCCGCGCGGGCTGCGGCTCTTCCCCGGAGCGGGGCAGCCGGTGGCCTGGGAGGACTTTCAGGCCTACTACCACACCGTCGCGCAGTGGTTCGGCCTGACGCTGAGCGAGGAGCAGAGCCGGGCGGTCGTCGAGCCCGTGCTTCCCTCGGAGGAGGCGACCGACTCCGTCGCGATGCCGTGA
- the secG gene encoding preprotein translocase subunit SecG: MTFFKVFLSISQVFLSIALIAAVLLHSAKGEGLAGIGGQAHMFGSQKGVEAGLNRITTVIAVCWVLVAIVLAVMGRSGL, from the coding sequence ATGACCTTCTTCAAAGTTTTCCTGAGCATCTCGCAGGTCTTCCTCTCGATCGCCCTGATCGCCGCGGTACTTCTGCACTCCGCCAAGGGCGAGGGCCTCGCCGGCATCGGCGGACAGGCGCACATGTTCGGAAGCCAGAAGGGCGTGGAGGCCGGCCTCAACCGGATCACGACGGTCATCGCCGTCTGCTGGGTCCTGGTGGCGATCGTGCTGGCGGTCATGGGCCGCTCGGGTCTCTAG